Proteins from one Oncorhynchus gorbuscha isolate QuinsamMale2020 ecotype Even-year linkage group LG18, OgorEven_v1.0, whole genome shotgun sequence genomic window:
- the LOC124003662 gene encoding centromere protein K-like, giving the protein MRSNEVTLQQENEQPLDTESEVQDTPVPPAIPFYTECSEAAQAQLFNECEEQFAQLEMLQNEIILAEPDSDENPQEQSVNRLTAVAAELKQWQTRRPELLSTNPEVLLVVGAEELQKLNSQLELVLSCSQAKRDTLRETLKSEQKWLEKKKEVLRAGTEHVVKQRLENKRLSEHSVLQDTKKKIQKMKDYQNRLMETLADVLAEHFPLPTQETNADKKEKNIPQELNENLISLNEVLELLMNTTLETPHDPYVSIDETFWPPYTEMLLRHGIAQRHPEDCFKIRLETFY; this is encoded by the exons ATG AGATCCAACGAGGTAACGTTGCAACAGGAGAAT GAACAGCCACTGGACACAGAGTCAGAGGTCCAGGATACTCCAGTACCACCTGCCATTCCTTTCTACACAGAGTGCTCGGAAGCTGCACAGGCACAACTGTTTAACGAGTGTGAAGAGCAGTTTGCCCAGCTAGAGATG CTTCAGAACGAGATCATTCTCGCAGAGCCAGACTCTGATGAAAACCCACAAGAACAG TCTGTGAATAGATTGACGGCTGTAGCAGCTGAGCTGAAGCAGTGGCAGACAAGACGGCCAGAAC TGTTGTCCACAAATCCTGAGGTGTTACTTGTCGTTGGAGCAGAGGAG TTACAGAAGCTGAATTCACAACTGGAGTTGGTCCTCTCTTGCTCACAAGCCaagagagacacactgagagagactttaAAAAG TGAACAGAAGTGGTTGGAGAAAAAGAAGGAAGTTTTGAGGGCAGGCACTGAACATGTGGTCAAACAGCGACTGGAAAACAAAAGGTTATCTGAACACAG TGTGTTGCAGGACACCAAGAAGAAGATCCAGAAGATGAAGGATTACCAGAACAGACTGATGGAGACCCTGGCAGACGTACTGGCGGAACACTTCCCACTTCCTACACAGGAGACCAACGCTGACAAGAAGGAAAAG AACATTCCTCAAGAGCTGAACGAGAATCTAATTTCACTCAATGAAGTCCTGGAG CTGCTGATGAACACGACTCTGGAGACGCCTCACGATCCCTACGTATCGATAGACGAGACGTTCTGGCCCCCGTACACAGAGATGCTGCTGCGCCACGGCATTGCACAGAGACACCCAGAGGACTGTTTCAAGATCCGCCTGGAAACCTTTTATTAA
- the LOC124003663 gene encoding stromal membrane-associated protein 1-like: MTTRSEREKALKLNEQHQAILSKMLREDDNKYCADCEAKGPRWASWNLGVFICIRCAGIHRNLGVHISRVKSVNLDQWTAAQIQSIVDMGNSKSRQLYEANLPDNYRRPQTDQAVEFFIRDKYEKKKYYSKNVTNGHSPKDKESKREKETDRGTKLSYNAKREETRHAPKASPVKTAEPPVNLLGLDAPTPAPANNGSAASTTSSDLDIFGPMVSNPLPSSNAAAHFSQASSSTPASTPTQPPAATPSSGSAQGDLDLFSETGGGGGIKGEDTGAKKPLSKDSILSLYGNTSMPQMPQHQQAQPAGIYMNHAQMQFPVGIPQQQVPAGYQAFPGMGTGMPPTTVMGAMMAQNGAAMMGPNTGMMVGMTMPNGFMGQAPAAGMVGMAPRMMGVPQGGIPAGMVPAQGMQGMYAVQPGQQGHWNMGQMNQQMSGMSLNSAGGAMAFGQPASTMGGWAAAPSGQTLSNQLWK; encoded by the exons ATGACGACccgatcagagagagagaaggccctgaAACTCAACGAGCAGCATCAGGCCATTCTGTCCAAAATGCTGAGAGAGGACGACAACAAATACTGCGCCGATTGTGAGGCGAAAG GTCCAAGATGGGCATCATGGAACCTGGGAGTGTTTATCTGTATCCGATGTGCTGGCATCCACAGGAACCTTGGGGTTCACATATCACGGGTCAAATCTGTCAATCTGGACCAATGGACAGCAGCACAAATACAG AGCATAGTAGATATGGGCAACTCCAAGTCCAGGCAGCTTTATGAGGCCAACCTTCCAGACAACTACAGAAGGCCTCAGACAGACCA AGCAGTGGAGTTCTTCATCAGGGACAAGTATGAGAAGAAGAAATACTACAGCAAAAATGTGACCAATGGACACAGC CCAAAAGacaaggagagcaagagagagaaggaaactgATAGAGGAACCAAGCTGTCATACAATGCCAAA AGGGAAGAGACCCGCCATGCCCCCAAAGCCAGTCCTGTGAAGACAGCAGAACCTCCTGTCAACCTACTTGGCCTTG ATGCACCAACACCTGCCCCTGCTAACAACGGTAGTGCTGCTAGCACAACAAGCAGCGACTTGGATATCTTTGGCCCCATGGTGTCCAACCCCCTCCCCTCATCTAATGCTGCTGCTCACTTCTCTCAG GCTAGCTCCAGTACCCCAGCCAGCACCCCAACACAACCCCCAGCAGCAACCCCATCCTCTGGCTCTGCCCAGGGAGACCTGGACCTGTTCAGTGAGACtggtggtggagggggcattAAGGGGGAGGACACCGGGGCCAAGAAACCCCTCTCCAAGGACTCCATCCTGTCCCTGTATGGGAACACCAGTATGCCTCAGATGCCCCAGCACCAGCAGGCCCAGCCTG CTGGTATATACATGAACCACGCCCAGATGCAGTTTCCAGTAGGCATCCCCCAGCAGCAGGTCCCTGCTGGCTACCAGGCCTTCCCTGGCATGGGCACTGGCATGCCCCCCACCACCGTCATGGGTGCCATGATGGCTCAGAACGGAGCTGCCATGATGGGACCCAACACAGGTATGATGGTTGGCATGACGATGCCCAACGGTTTCATGGGACAAGCGCCCGCGGCCGGGATGGTTGGCATGGCCCCGAGGAtgatgggggtaccacagggggGAATTCCCGCGGGTATGGTGCCTGCTCAGGGCATGCAGGGGATGTATGCCGTCCAGCCTGGGCAGCAGGGCCACTGGAACATGGGACAG ATGAACCAGCAGATGTCAGGGATGAGTCTGAACAGTGCCGGGGGGGCCATGGCCTTCGGTCAGCCTGCCTCCACCATGGGAGGCTGGGCTGCCGCACCCTCCGGTCAGACCCTCAGCAACCAGCTCTGgaagtga